The following proteins are co-located in the Echinicola sp. 20G genome:
- a CDS encoding ABC transporter permease, which translates to MELLENIKEAIRSIKSNWLRTILTGLIIAIGITSLVGMLTAIDGMKAQIEESFSGFGANNFDVRSKNLSGQSRTMEGVREKQFPPVSFRQASEFKENYSARGLSTIYCWITGAAEVKRGSETTNPNTRIVGVDENYLLLKGLDLERGRNFSNVEIRYGNNVCIIGSEILKTLFENHEDPLGDYVSFFGNRYTIVGVLEEQGAVGGDSGADRNIFIPIENASRLDQTGNFRYTITASASDPTKMDYEMGQATGVMRQVREDRIGEEDSFEVIKSNNVGESLEEVAGYLRIGGFSIGFITLLGASVGLMNIMLVSVTERTREIGVRKALGATPKKIRQQFLIEAIVICVIGGAFGVLLGIGIGNIVASFVGPGGFLIPWMWMILSFVVCIIVGLISGVIPAIKASKLDPIEALRYE; encoded by the coding sequence ATGGAATTGCTCGAAAATATAAAGGAAGCCATTAGGTCTATTAAGTCCAACTGGCTTAGAACCATTTTGACAGGGCTGATTATAGCCATTGGTATTACCTCTTTGGTGGGTATGTTGACGGCTATAGATGGAATGAAGGCACAGATTGAAGAGAGCTTCTCAGGCTTTGGTGCAAATAATTTCGATGTAAGGTCTAAAAACCTTTCTGGTCAGAGTAGGACAATGGAAGGAGTCAGGGAAAAGCAATTCCCTCCTGTGAGTTTTCGCCAGGCCTCTGAATTCAAGGAAAATTATTCCGCAAGGGGACTTTCTACAATTTATTGCTGGATTACTGGTGCTGCAGAAGTAAAAAGAGGTTCTGAAACTACTAACCCCAATACGAGAATTGTTGGGGTAGATGAAAACTATTTGTTGCTCAAAGGTTTGGATTTAGAGAGAGGGCGAAACTTCAGTAATGTTGAGATCAGGTATGGTAATAATGTTTGTATAATAGGTAGTGAGATTCTCAAAACATTGTTTGAGAACCATGAGGACCCTTTGGGGGATTATGTGTCATTTTTTGGTAATCGATATACCATTGTGGGGGTTCTAGAAGAACAAGGTGCTGTTGGTGGAGATTCTGGCGCAGATAGGAATATTTTTATACCCATTGAAAATGCATCAAGGCTAGATCAGACAGGTAATTTTAGGTATACCATTACTGCTTCAGCGTCAGATCCTACCAAGATGGATTATGAAATGGGGCAAGCAACTGGAGTGATGAGACAGGTGAGAGAGGACAGGATTGGAGAGGAAGACTCTTTTGAAGTGATAAAATCCAATAATGTGGGAGAAAGCTTGGAAGAAGTTGCTGGTTATTTGAGAATTGGTGGTTTTAGCATTGGGTTTATTACATTGCTTGGTGCTTCGGTGGGGCTTATGAATATCATGTTGGTTTCCGTAACGGAGCGTACCCGAGAGATAGGCGTTAGAAAAGCTCTAGGAGCTACACCAAAAAAAATACGCCAACAGTTTTTGATTGAAGCGATAGTAATTTGTGTAATTGGTGGAGCTTTTGGTGTGTTACTTGGGATTGGGATAGGGAATATTGTTGCTAGTTTTGTAGGGCCTGGAGGTTTTTTGATTCCATGGATGTGGATGATCCTGTCTTTCGTTGTATGTATTATCGTAGGTTTGATCTCCGGTGTAATCCCTGCTATTAAGGCCAGTAAACTCGATCCGATCGAAGCTTTGAGGTACGAATAA
- the lpxK gene encoding tetraacyldisaccharide 4'-kinase, whose translation MRPYQFFLYPFSVLYDGLTSLRNRMFDRGVKKSVVFEIPTIVVGNLSMGGTGKTPMVEFLIEAFKDNYEVATLSRGYGRKTQGYLLAKSSIKPEELGDEPFQIYTKYGNEITVAVGEQRILAIPQIMADRPATELILLDDAFQHRYVKGGFNLLLTTFQRPFFTDHVVPMGTLRESREGAQRANVVVVTKCPDDVSEAVREQYEKEIRFYTKKKCPVFFAGLEYGKPYNIQSGKVAGLDNVVLLSGIANSRLLVEKVESKYNLLETLEYSDHHHYSEKDVLHILERLKAYKDKSPVLITTEKDAVKLKADKFLRYLQEIPIFALPVQVKMEEKQKNALLELTSTAIRNKGYQSEV comes from the coding sequence ATGCGGCCCTATCAGTTTTTTCTATATCCATTTTCAGTTTTATATGATGGCCTCACCAGCTTGAGGAACAGAATGTTTGATAGGGGAGTGAAAAAAAGTGTGGTTTTTGAAATACCTACAATTGTCGTGGGTAACCTTTCCATGGGCGGGACAGGGAAAACTCCCATGGTAGAATTTCTGATTGAAGCCTTTAAAGATAATTATGAGGTGGCTACTCTAAGCCGTGGCTATGGACGGAAAACCCAGGGATATCTCCTTGCTAAGTCCAGTATAAAACCAGAAGAATTGGGCGATGAGCCCTTTCAGATATATACTAAATATGGGAATGAAATAACTGTGGCAGTTGGGGAGCAAAGAATTTTGGCCATTCCCCAAATCATGGCTGACAGGCCAGCAACAGAATTGATTTTGTTGGATGATGCTTTTCAACATCGGTATGTTAAAGGTGGTTTTAATCTGTTGTTGACGACTTTTCAGCGTCCCTTTTTTACTGATCATGTGGTTCCTATGGGGACTTTGCGGGAAAGTCGAGAAGGAGCTCAAAGGGCCAATGTAGTTGTAGTTACAAAATGCCCAGATGATGTAAGTGAAGCAGTGAGAGAGCAATATGAAAAGGAAATTCGGTTTTACACTAAGAAAAAATGTCCTGTTTTTTTTGCTGGTTTGGAGTATGGAAAACCATATAATATTCAGTCGGGTAAAGTAGCTGGATTGGATAATGTGGTTCTTTTAAGTGGAATAGCAAATAGTAGACTGTTGGTAGAGAAAGTGGAGAGCAAATACAACCTTTTAGAAACCCTTGAGTACAGCGATCATCATCATTATTCAGAGAAAGATGTCTTACATATTTTGGAGAGATTGAAGGCGTATAAGGATAAATCCCCAGTTTTAATTACGACTGAAAAAGATGCTGTAAAACTTAAAGCCGATAAATTTCTTAGATATTTGCAAGAAATTCCGATTTTTGCGTTACCTGTTCAGGTAAAAATGGAAGAGAAACAAAAGAATGCCCTATTGGAACTTACGTCAACGGCCATCAGAAATAAAGGTTACCAAAGTGAAGTTTAA
- a CDS encoding tRNA-(ms[2]io[6]A)-hydroxylase has protein sequence MSWEESTKNKMLNLHLPTDPRWVDIASMNLEDILVDHAYCEQKAASSCISLILRFPDLDELVDVLTPVVAEEWAHFERVMEQIRKRGFNFGFPRKDVYVVKLYEFVRKGGSRMDQLTEHLLMNALIEARSCERFKLLWKNIPDKELQQFYYELMISEAGHYVNFLELARKYQDPEKVNKRWQEWLTFEGEVLKGMEVRSDRMH, from the coding sequence ATGAGTTGGGAAGAAAGTACAAAAAACAAGATGCTGAACCTACACTTGCCTACGGATCCTAGGTGGGTGGATATTGCTTCGATGAATTTGGAGGATATATTGGTAGATCATGCTTATTGTGAGCAAAAAGCGGCTTCCTCTTGTATTTCTTTGATTCTTAGATTTCCTGATTTGGATGAACTTGTGGATGTGCTTACACCTGTTGTGGCTGAAGAATGGGCTCATTTTGAGAGGGTGATGGAGCAAATCAGAAAGAGGGGTTTCAATTTTGGGTTTCCTAGAAAGGATGTTTACGTGGTCAAGCTGTATGAATTTGTCCGTAAAGGAGGTTCCAGAATGGATCAATTGACAGAACATTTATTGATGAATGCTTTGATTGAGGCAAGAAGCTGTGAACGGTTTAAATTACTTTGGAAGAATATTCCCGATAAAGAGCTTCAACAGTTTTATTATGAACTGATGATTTCTGAGGCGGGTCATTACGTTAACTTTTTAGAGTTAGCTCGAAAATATCAAGATCCAGAAAAGGTAAACAAAAGATGGCAGGAATGGTTGACTTTTGAAGGAGAAGTGCTAAAAGGTATGGAAGTGCGCTCGGATAGAATGCACTAA
- a CDS encoding putative porin, whose amino-acid sequence MKFKHLFITILALLAFGQKTFSQTEPNRNPGQGEGEQTKRGLIDDSTKMVYGPKTSLYFLQRSLRYNKPEKTPLDTGLTDFHNFEPVFKSGNKYQDLGNLGSAAKPVYYQLPDQIGATSGFNVYDLYYHSPDSLRYFDTKSPYTKLEAFYGGGNRNMLNVAFARNINPRWNIGFNYNTIRARKTLNPNARDDNMVEQNTYSIHTNYRSENEKYFLLANFSRMHHAVFEQGGIIPLEVDSTSLQFTYEDAKVWLSNSRATDLRQDYHLYHQYEILKGWQIYHVFDKKKQSVSFWSDLTTSDSAFFNQYNNNRFINQDTTANYHHFSEVRNEAGFKGDFGPVYYNAFVKFRTGRMTSPNFEADNRFNEVYVGGALRGEINENWSFEADGEYLVPNGYRVNGYFISPFLDLSYTKASYKPTLMQEMYRGNHYQWTNNFSNIGVDQIKGEIKLDFASISIRPSLTLNRVNNYIYFNENQIAEQVNGEAFMVTPGVRADFTFWKKLRWQSEVIHTTITGDAEDKFRIPELYVRSRLFFDGPMFDEHLFIQFGVEGRYKSDYYAEAYMPATQQFYLQNDFNVYAYPVLDAFINLRINRTRVLFRYNHLNSGFMSEPGYYVTPEYTGLKGMLDLGISWYFFD is encoded by the coding sequence GTGAAGTTTAAGCACCTATTTATTACAATTTTAGCACTACTGGCTTTTGGTCAAAAAACTTTTTCTCAAACTGAACCAAATAGAAATCCAGGACAGGGAGAAGGAGAGCAAACCAAAAGGGGCTTGATCGATGATTCTACCAAAATGGTATATGGTCCTAAGACTTCTTTGTATTTTCTTCAAAGGAGCCTTCGGTACAATAAACCGGAAAAGACCCCATTGGATACTGGGCTTACTGATTTTCACAATTTTGAACCAGTTTTTAAGAGTGGTAATAAATATCAGGATTTAGGGAATTTAGGAAGTGCTGCCAAGCCGGTTTATTATCAGCTTCCTGATCAAATTGGAGCTACCTCAGGTTTTAATGTTTATGATTTGTATTATCATTCCCCAGATAGCTTGAGGTATTTTGATACCAAATCACCCTATACCAAATTGGAAGCTTTTTATGGTGGTGGTAACAGGAATATGCTTAATGTCGCTTTTGCGAGGAATATCAATCCTAGGTGGAATATAGGGTTTAATTATAATACCATTAGGGCCAGAAAAACACTTAACCCTAATGCCAGGGATGATAATATGGTGGAACAAAATACATATTCTATCCATACAAATTACCGTTCTGAAAATGAAAAGTACTTTCTGCTGGCAAATTTCTCAAGAATGCATCATGCCGTCTTCGAGCAGGGAGGGATCATTCCATTAGAAGTGGATAGTACCTCTCTCCAGTTTACTTACGAGGATGCCAAGGTGTGGCTGAGCAATAGCCGTGCAACGGATTTAAGGCAGGATTATCATTTGTATCATCAATATGAAATCTTAAAAGGTTGGCAGATTTATCATGTTTTTGATAAGAAAAAGCAATCAGTTTCTTTTTGGTCCGACTTGACCACTAGCGATTCAGCTTTTTTTAATCAATACAATAACAACAGGTTTATCAATCAGGATACTACCGCCAATTATCACCATTTTTCAGAAGTAAGGAACGAGGCTGGTTTTAAAGGAGATTTTGGACCGGTTTATTATAATGCGTTTGTAAAATTTAGGACAGGACGAATGACCAGTCCCAATTTTGAAGCCGATAACCGTTTTAATGAGGTGTACGTCGGTGGCGCCTTAAGGGGGGAGATTAATGAGAATTGGTCTTTTGAAGCAGATGGTGAGTATCTTGTTCCGAATGGTTATAGGGTAAACGGATATTTCATATCTCCATTTTTGGATTTGAGTTATACCAAAGCTTCTTACAAGCCCACATTGATGCAAGAAATGTATCGAGGAAACCATTATCAATGGACCAATAATTTTTCAAACATTGGAGTGGATCAGATCAAAGGAGAAATTAAGCTGGATTTTGCCAGTATTTCAATCAGGCCTTCATTGACTTTGAATAGGGTGAATAATTATATTTATTTTAATGAAAATCAGATAGCCGAGCAAGTCAATGGAGAAGCGTTTATGGTGACTCCAGGGGTGAGGGCTGATTTTACCTTTTGGAAAAAACTAAGGTGGCAGAGTGAAGTGATTCATACAACGATTACAGGTGATGCTGAAGATAAATTTAGAATTCCAGAATTGTATGTCAGAAGTAGGTTGTTTTTTGATGGGCCTATGTTTGATGAACACCTGTTTATTCAGTTTGGTGTAGAAGGCAGGTATAAAAGCGATTATTATGCTGAAGCTTATATGCCGGCTACCCAGCAGTTTTATTTGCAGAACGACTTTAATGTTTATGCTTATCCGGTTTTGGATGCATTCATTAATTTAAGAATTAACAGGACAAGGGTTCTGTTCCGCTATAATCATTTAAATAGTGGTTTTATGTCCGAGCCAGGGTATTATGTAACACCAGAATACACAGGGTTGAAGGGGATGTTGGATTTAGGGATTAGTTGGTATTTCTTTGATTAG